CAGCGACTGCCCGATGTTGTGCAGCTTGCAATTGAACAAACTTGTCACCGCCTTGGACGAACTGGATTTGGAAGTCGGCAAAGACTTTCAGATCGTCACGATCAGCATCGATCCCAAAGAGACGCCTTTTAAGGCGCGAGAAACAAAGTCGAAGTACGTAAACATATTGCCTCGTGAAGGAGTTGCTGACGGCTGGCACTTCTTAACTGGCAAACAAGATTCCATTACAAAAGTTGCCGACGCGATCGGGTTTCGATACAAGTTCATCCCCGAGACCGGGCAATACAGCCACGCTGCAATGCTTGCCTTCTGCACTCCCGAAGGCATGATCAGCAGCTACCTATTACTGATCGATTACCCGGCGGACCAGGTCAAACTGGGCCTGCTGGCTGCTGGAGGCGGAAACATCGGCTCGTTAGTCGATAACTTCGTTTTGTATTGTTCTGTCTACAATCCTTTGGAAGGCAGCTATACCGCCAGCGCCTGGAAGATCATGCGGTTGAGCGCAGCGGCCACGGTCCTGCTGCTGTTGATCGGATTAGTTCCCTATTGGCTCGGACGACGCAAGACGTCGGCAGACCTCAGCAATCACGAATTACCTAACCAATCGCGAATGAACGTCCAGCAGAACGCTGCACACCATTCTCAATAGAGTTTCAAACTGATGCAAACATTACAGAACCTCTCGTTCGTCCTCGCCGACGTCTCCGACGGTTTTTGGTTCCCCAAAACCGCGTCGAACTTCGCCACGGAAGTCGACTTCATGTACAAGGCGATCCTGTGGATCAGCGTCGCGTTTTTCGTGCCGATGATGATCTACATGGGTTGGGCGGCGTTCAAGTTCCAAAAGCCCAAGGGTGAAAAAGCCGAAGGCAAAGCAACGCACAACACCGCGTTGGAATTGGCTTGGTCGGTTGGCCCCTGCTTCCTGCTGATCTGGATGTTCTATCGCGGTAGCGTCGGATATCTGGACATGCGGCAACCGCCAAGCGATGCCCGTGAAGTCCAAGTCACCGCGCAAAAATGGTCGTGGTTGTTCGATTACGGCAGCGGAATCATGAATCCCGAACTGCACGTCGTCAAAGATCAACCGACCAAATTGATCATGCGATCCAAGGATGTCTTGCACGCGATGTACATCCCTGCGTTTCGCGTCAAACGCGACATCGTTCCAGGCCGGTACAACACGCTTTGGTTCACGCCAACGATCGGTACCGAATCGTTGACCGACGATGAGATGCAGTGGAAGAGCGATGATCCAGAAGAAGCTGGGAACATCTTGAACCAAGGCAAATACTTCGACTTCTACTGTGCGGAGTATTGCGGCAAAGATCACTCGATGATGCAGGGCAAGATCGTCGTCCACGAGACCCAAGACGAATACGACGCTTGGTTGGAATCGGCAAACCGCCGTCCGGACGATCAGACCCCCGAACAATACGGCGAGTTCCTGTATGCGACCCGTGGCTGCAAAGGTTGCCATTCGGCCGACGGTACCGCCGGTCAATGCCCAACGTTCTTGAACAGCTTCGGCGCAGAGCACGAGATGGTTGACGGCAGCAAGGTTTCGGTCGACGAAAACTACATTCGCGAATCGATCCTGAACCCGAAGGCCAAGGTGGTCAAAGGTTATCCGCCGGTAATGCCGTCGTTCCAAGGCCAGTTGAACGACGACCAGATCGACTCCTTGGTCGCTTATATCAAGTCACTGAAAAAGTAAGTTGGAGAAACGACCAGCAGACGCCAACAAGCAATGCGGCGTGCGGGTTTCTTCGGTTCCGATTAACAATCACATACACCACGTTTGAAAAATGAGGACATGAGCATGTCAAGCGCAGCTACTGCAGACCATGCGTCCGACGACAATTATCTGACCAATACCAAAGGCATCATGTCTTGGATCGTCACACTCGACCACAAACGCATCGGGTTGATGTATTTGATTGGTGTGATGGTCAGCTTTGCCCTCGGGGGAACGCTGGCGTTGGTCCTGCGTGCTCACCTGTACAATCCGCAGGGCAGCTTCCTGTCTAACGACGCCTACAACCAGGTGTTCACGTTGCACGGTGCGGTGATGATCTTCCTGTTCATCATCCCAAGTATTCCGGCGGCGTTGGGGAACTTCCTGGTCCCCGTCATGCTGGGTGCAAAAGACGTTGCCTTCCCGCGATTGAACCTCAGTAGTTTCTACTTGTGGGCCGCGGGTGCGTTGTTCTTCCTGTTTGCACTTTGCACCACGGGCCTCGACACCGGGTGGACTTTTTACACACCTTACAGCACCACGACATCGACCTCGGTGATCGCGGCCACGATGGGTGCGTTTATCCTCGGGTTCAGTTCGATCTTCACAGGTTTGAACTTCATCGTCACCGTTAACACGATGCGTCCGCCGGGAATGACTTGGTTCAAGATGCCGTTGTTCTTGTGGGCTATCTACTCGACCGCTGTCATCCAAGTCCTGGCGACTCCCGTTCTTGGAATCACGCTGTTGCTGTTGATCTGCGAACGCTTGATGCACATCGGTATTTTTGATCCCGCGTTTAACGGCGATCCCGTTGCGTTCCAGCACTTCTTCTGGTTCTACAGCCATCCCGCTGTATACATCATGATTCTGCCCGCCTTTGGCGTGATCAGCGAATTGATGAGCGTTCACTGCCACAAGAGCATCTTCGGTTACCGCTTTATCGCGTTGAGTTCGATCGCGATCGCACTGTTGAGCTTCTTGGTCTGGGGACACCACATGTTCACCAGCGGCATGTCCGAGATCACCACGATTATCTTTAGTGCGTTGACGTTTACCGTTTCGGTACCGTCGGCGATTAAGGTCTTCAACTGGTTGGCCACGATGTACAAGGGCTCGATCAGTCTGACGACTCCGATGTGTTACGCATTGGCCTTCATGTTCTTGTTCACTATCGGCGGTCTGACCGGACTGTTCTTGGGAACCCTGACCACCGACCTGCACCTACACGACACCTACTTTGTTGTCTCCCACTTCCACTATGTGATGATGGGCGGAACCTTGGTCGCGTTCTTGGGCGGACTGTTCCA
Above is a genomic segment from Rosistilla ulvae containing:
- a CDS encoding SCO family protein translates to MKEPVTKPKRLPLAIYCLAAICCLFTDQTAVGQLIKDLPASVQEVGVEQRLGETLPLNTVFFDERGQKVRLNQFFDGQRPVLVTLNYSDCPMLCSLQLNKLVTALDELDLEVGKDFQIVTISIDPKETPFKARETKSKYVNILPREGVADGWHFLTGKQDSITKVADAIGFRYKFIPETGQYSHAAMLAFCTPEGMISSYLLLIDYPADQVKLGLLAAGGGNIGSLVDNFVLYCSVYNPLEGSYTASAWKIMRLSAAATVLLLLIGLVPYWLGRRKTSADLSNHELPNQSRMNVQQNAAHHSQ
- a CDS encoding cytochrome c oxidase subunit I, with protein sequence MSSAATADHASDDNYLTNTKGIMSWIVTLDHKRIGLMYLIGVMVSFALGGTLALVLRAHLYNPQGSFLSNDAYNQVFTLHGAVMIFLFIIPSIPAALGNFLVPVMLGAKDVAFPRLNLSSFYLWAAGALFFLFALCTTGLDTGWTFYTPYSTTTSTSVIAATMGAFILGFSSIFTGLNFIVTVNTMRPPGMTWFKMPLFLWAIYSTAVIQVLATPVLGITLLLLICERLMHIGIFDPAFNGDPVAFQHFFWFYSHPAVYIMILPAFGVISELMSVHCHKSIFGYRFIALSSIAIALLSFLVWGHHMFTSGMSEITTIIFSALTFTVSVPSAIKVFNWLATMYKGSISLTTPMCYALAFMFLFTIGGLTGLFLGTLTTDLHLHDTYFVVSHFHYVMMGGTLVAFLGGLFHWWPKMTGKMFNETWGRISAAIVFIGFNLTFLPQFVLGSRGMPRRYATYDPEFTGLHRMSTVGAFTLGLGLLVALIVLLHSLYRGKKAPRNPWGGATLEWRCSSPPPYYNFERPPVVGNPYYFGDIEYDAKSDDYVFTEPEREVVPQTPDPAPQHAESKKDA
- a CDS encoding cytochrome c oxidase subunit II, producing MQTLQNLSFVLADVSDGFWFPKTASNFATEVDFMYKAILWISVAFFVPMMIYMGWAAFKFQKPKGEKAEGKATHNTALELAWSVGPCFLLIWMFYRGSVGYLDMRQPPSDAREVQVTAQKWSWLFDYGSGIMNPELHVVKDQPTKLIMRSKDVLHAMYIPAFRVKRDIVPGRYNTLWFTPTIGTESLTDDEMQWKSDDPEEAGNILNQGKYFDFYCAEYCGKDHSMMQGKIVVHETQDEYDAWLESANRRPDDQTPEQYGEFLYATRGCKGCHSADGTAGQCPTFLNSFGAEHEMVDGSKVSVDENYIRESILNPKAKVVKGYPPVMPSFQGQLNDDQIDSLVAYIKSLKK